Proteins encoded within one genomic window of Setaria italica strain Yugu1 chromosome IV, Setaria_italica_v2.0, whole genome shotgun sequence:
- the LOC105914208 gene encoding ATP-dependent DNA helicase PIF4, producing MSEDYMRNNPNPSLVEQMVLIDIRNMLQSMGKDIRSFPLPGIDDAYDDASGIPREIFEEASINQDPEDVGLSDSLNKEQRAAYKEIMSKVDTEQGGLFFVDGPGGTRKTFLYRALLGTLRNQNKLAIAIATSGGRTAHSHFKIPLTLEDGGCCSFTKHSGTAKLLQKASLIIWDEASMAKRQAMEALDNSLRDIMGRQDLPFGGKTVVFGGDFRQVLPVVRKGSRAQIVDASLRRSYLWESMHHLKLVRNMRAQSDPWWHGGG from the coding sequence ATGTCAGAAGACTACATGCGCAACAATCCAAACCCGAGTCTGGTGGAACAGATGGTTTTGATTGACATTAGGAATATGTTGCAATCTATGGGGAAGGACATAAGGTCGTTCCCTCTCCCAGGAATTGACGACGCATATGACGACGCTAGCGGTATCCCTCGTGAGATATTTGAGGAGGCAAGCATTAATCAGGATCCGGAAGATGTGGGACTATCTGATTCCCTAAACAAGGAGCAGAGGGCTGCCTACAAAGAGATAATGTCCAAAGTGGACACCGAACAAGGCGGTTTGTTCTTTGTAGATGGACCTGGCGGCACAAGAAAGACATTTTTGTACAGGGCACTTCTCGGAACCCTTCGCAATCAAAACAAGCTTGCCATTGCTATAGCTACATCTGGTGGGAGGACGGCCCACTCACATTTCAAGATACCCCTTACTCTTGAGGATGGTGGTTGTTGTAGTTTTACCAAACATAGTGGTACTGCAAAGCTACTACAGAAAGCATCTCTCATCATTTGGGACGAGGCGTCTATGGCAAAGAGGCAAGCTATGGAAGCCCTAGACAATAGCCTACGTGATATAATGGGCCGGCAGGATCTACCGTTCGGTGGGAAGACTGTTGTCTTTGGAGGGGATTTTAGACAAGTTCTCCCTGTTGTACGGAAAGGATCCAGGGCTCAGATAGTCGATGCTTCTCTACGGAGGTCGTATCTTTGGGAATCCATGCACCACCTTAAGCTCGTGCGCAACATGAGGGCGCAGAGTGACCCGTGGTGGCACGGAGGAGGTTAA